GGAAGCCGGTATAGAGCCGGTAGCCGTCGAGCGACTGTTCGGTCGCGTTGCGTCCATCGCCGGTGACGCGGCTCCACTCGATGAAGCCGTAACCGTCGGGCTGATCCGGTCCCGGCGGCGCGAAATTGGCGCGCAGGCCCGTGCCGTAGCTGACGGCATAGACGCTGGCGGTTTCGACCGCGCTGGCCTGCCAGAGGATGCGTTGGCCGGCCGAGGCGTAGACATAAGGTGTCAGCACGACACCACCCAGCGCGGCAGGCACCACGAACGGACGGCCGAGCTCGCCGCGGACCGACCACGCCGTATCGCCCGGGAGCGCGCCCGACGTGAAGCCCGACAGCGCCTTGGCGCCGGTGATGTCGAACTGCTCGGAGGTGAGCATCGCCTTGTGGAAGGAGGTCTGCCCGGACGCCATGGCGGCGAGGAAGAAGTTCTCGGGCAGCGATTGGTTGATCTCGATGCGGCCGTCCCATTTGTCGAACACCGCGTCGGCACCGGCGCGCGACAGCGGCAGCAGCGGATCGGCATCGGCGGCGGTGCGGGCGCCGAGCCCGGAAAGGCCGCGCGAGTAATTGGTGGCGAACAGGATCGTGGTCCCGGTGGAGCGGCTGCGCACGATGCCTTCGAAGGCCGCGCGCACGACGCGGGTGCGGTCGAGGCTCAGCGGGACGCGCGGCGTGATCGCGAGCGTATCGATCTCTTCGTCGGTCGCCTCGTAGCGGGCGCTTGCGGTCAGCTCCATATCGCGCAGCTTGACGATGTCGTAGGAGAGCTTGGCGCGCGCCTGCCGGAACTGGCCCTGCGAGGCCACGAGCGCATTGACGCGCGGTGTGGTGACGCCGTCCGTGGCGCCGAGCTCGAGCTTCCAGCCGTCGATACCGATCGGCACCAGGAAAGAGCCGGTGAGATAGCGGCGCGTCGGGTGTTGCGTGATGAAGTCGCGATCCGGCAGACCCGCAGCCGAGATGGTGAGCTGCTCACCTAGTCCCATCAGGCTGTTGAGTGCGGCGGTGCCGACCAACTGGCCGGTGCCGAACACCGCGGGCAGGGCGTTGTCGCCATAGAGGCTCGCCGAGACCGGGTGGTAACGTCCGGTGAGCACCAGGATCGAGCCGCCGATCTCCTTGCCGGCCGCGAACGTGGCGTTGAGGATCAGCCCCGGCGCTTCGCCGGCGATCAGCAATTGCCGTTCGAGCGCCTTCTGCGTGAGGTGGGTCTTGTGAACGAGCGGCGACAGCACCCAGGCGACCCAGCTGCGCACGTTCGGCGCCAGCGCCTCCAGATCCATGCGCTCGATATAGCCGTCGATCACCCGGAGCTTGATGCTCGCGGCCTTCTCGAACTCCTGTGGCAGGATGACGACGCGCGCCAGCGGGAAGCCTGCGCGCACGTAGATCTGCTGCAGCTTGTCGGCGAACTCGAACACGTCGGCGACCGTGACGGTCTTGCCGATCAGCGGCTCGGAAATCTGTTCGCGTTGCGCTTTGAGCTCTTCGAATTCGTCCTGGACGGAAAAGCCAAGGAGCTTGAAGCGGAGCCTCCGCGCTTCGGCGGGGATTTGGGCGCCGGCCGGCACCTGCGGCAACGCAATGCGCGCGCCGCCGGGCGCCGGCGGGACCACCGGCGGTTGCACCTGGCTGGGCGATGGAATCTGCGAAGGCGCTTGCGCAAATGCAACGCCGCCGGCCATCAGCCAGACGCCGGCGCAAACAACCGCAACCCACTTCACGTTACTGCGCCCCGCTAGGCTGCGCCAGCCTTCTCCATCCGCGGTGCAATACAGAATGCCCCAATTGCATAGTCATTCGATCCCCAGCATCGTCGCCCGTGAGCCCGATCGTTGCGACACGGCGGCCAAGCAAGCGGCGTCAAGCTAACGCAGGTGCCGTGAGGCAGCTAATTGACGGGGCTCTTTCAACATCGCTGCACACAGCCATGGGTGCTGGGTCAAACAATTGATATGACTGGACATTGTTCTTCTGCCGAAATCATCGGCCGCGCATTTCAGAAAAAATCAGAAAAAATCAGTGTCGTCTTGAACGCAGGCGAAATTTAACGGTCCGAGCGAGCGCGAACCGCGACAACCTTTGCGCTAACCGGGAATGCTGAAGTGATCGTTCGGACCGTTCTTGCAGCCACTTGGGCTGGACTGCTATCGTTTGCCGCTTTCGGTTTTTCTGGTCTCAGCGCTTCGTCACAAGAACTTTCCAAAGAACCTCCCAAAGAACTTCCGAAGTACGAAACGGCCGGCTTCCGCGACGCCCGCTTCGGCATGACCGAGCAGGAC
The Rhodoplanes sp. Z2-YC6860 genome window above contains:
- a CDS encoding ShlB/FhaC/HecB family hemolysin secretion/activation protein gives rise to the protein MKWVAVVCAGVWLMAGGVAFAQAPSQIPSPSQVQPPVVPPAPGGARIALPQVPAGAQIPAEARRLRFKLLGFSVQDEFEELKAQREQISEPLIGKTVTVADVFEFADKLQQIYVRAGFPLARVVILPQEFEKAASIKLRVIDGYIERMDLEALAPNVRSWVAWVLSPLVHKTHLTQKALERQLLIAGEAPGLILNATFAAGKEIGGSILVLTGRYHPVSASLYGDNALPAVFGTGQLVGTAALNSLMGLGEQLTISAAGLPDRDFITQHPTRRYLTGSFLVPIGIDGWKLELGATDGVTTPRVNALVASQGQFRQARAKLSYDIVKLRDMELTASARYEATDEEIDTLAITPRVPLSLDRTRVVRAAFEGIVRSRSTGTTILFATNYSRGLSGLGARTAADADPLLPLSRAGADAVFDKWDGRIEINQSLPENFFLAAMASGQTSFHKAMLTSEQFDITGAKALSGFTSGALPGDTAWSVRGELGRPFVVPAALGGVVLTPYVYASAGQRILWQASAVETASVYAVSYGTGLRANFAPPGPDQPDGYGFIEWSRVTGDGRNATEQSLDGYRLYTGFLLRY